A portion of the Pedobacter cryoconitis genome contains these proteins:
- a CDS encoding acyl transferase has product MYFCGVKALIPQIFSIRDEQQFNETALAVFKHQAEFCVPYHQFITHLNIKPEQITQVADIPYLPISFFKSHRVVSNTDPEEIIFSSSGTTGMIQSRHFVTDLGVYEESFNKAFEQFYGQVANTCLLALLPSYLERDGSSLIYMIDALLNQSKHPDSGYFLHNHEELFQKLTALKKAGQPTLLIGVTYALLDFLEAYQLNFPELIVMETGGMKGKRKEMVREELHEVLKSGFGVNAIHSEYGMTELLSQAYSSGEGVFDCPNWMKIVLRDTNDPLTLLNSNQTGGINIIDLANINSCSFIATQDLGRLLPGGSFEVLGRFDNADIRGCNLLVQ; this is encoded by the coding sequence ATGTATTTTTGCGGCGTGAAAGCTTTAATTCCTCAAATATTTTCTATCCGCGACGAACAACAGTTTAATGAAACTGCGCTGGCCGTGTTCAAACACCAGGCGGAGTTTTGTGTACCCTATCATCAGTTTATCACGCACCTGAATATCAAACCTGAACAGATCACCCAGGTTGCTGATATCCCGTATCTGCCAATCAGCTTTTTTAAAAGCCACCGGGTAGTCAGTAATACTGATCCGGAGGAAATTATTTTCAGCAGCTCCGGAACTACAGGCATGATACAGAGTAGACATTTCGTGACTGATTTAGGCGTATATGAAGAGAGCTTTAATAAAGCATTTGAACAGTTCTATGGCCAGGTAGCAAACACTTGTCTGCTGGCTTTGCTTCCTTCGTACCTGGAAAGAGATGGTTCTTCGCTGATCTATATGATTGATGCATTGCTGAATCAAAGCAAACATCCCGATAGCGGTTATTTTTTACATAACCACGAAGAACTCTTCCAAAAGTTAACTGCCTTAAAAAAGGCAGGTCAGCCAACGCTGTTAATTGGCGTTACCTATGCCCTGCTCGATTTTCTTGAAGCCTATCAATTAAACTTTCCCGAATTAATCGTGATGGAAACAGGCGGTATGAAAGGAAAAAGGAAAGAAATGGTCAGAGAAGAACTACACGAAGTATTAAAAAGTGGATTTGGAGTGAATGCCATCCATAGTGAGTATGGTATGACTGAACTGCTTTCACAAGCTTATTCTTCGGGAGAAGGTGTATTTGATTGTCCAAACTGGATGAAGATTGTGCTAAGGGATACAAATGATCCCCTAACACTCCTCAATTCTAATCAGACAGGAGGCATCAACATTATTGATCTTGCCAATATCAACTCCTGCTCGTTCATCGCTACGCAAGATCTGGGCCGGTTATTGCCTGGCGGTTCCTTTGAAGTACTTGGCCGTTTTGACAATGCAGACATCAGAGGTTGTAACCTTTTGGTTCAGTAA
- the tyrS gene encoding tyrosine--tRNA ligase has protein sequence MTNFVDELRWRGMLHDIMPNAEDKLNEGMCSGYIGFDPTADSLHVGHLTQIMTLIHFQRAGHKPYALVGGATGMVGDPSGKSEERNLLTEETLAHNLDGIKKQLNQFLNFSAEGNGAVMVNNADWFKGFSFLDFIRDVGKHITVNYMMAKDSVKKRLEGDTGMSFTEFSYQLIQGYDFYYLWKNNNCTIQMGGSDQWGNIVTGTEFIRRKDRGTAYGLTTQLIKKADGTKFGKTESGAIWLDPEKTSPYKYYQFWLNATDSDARSWIRIFTLLTQQELEKLEAEHDAAPHLRILQKALATDITVRTHSEAALETAIKTSEFLFGNGSLSFLERLSPAHILEIFEGVAQFVISREELASGIDVATLLAEKTTVFPSKGEVKKTIQGGGLSINKEKVAEVTASYTVSNLINDKYIIVQKGKKNYFLLIAE, from the coding sequence ATGACCAATTTTGTTGACGAATTAAGATGGAGAGGCATGTTACATGATATCATGCCCAATGCAGAAGATAAATTAAATGAAGGCATGTGCTCAGGATATATAGGTTTTGATCCTACGGCTGATTCGTTACATGTTGGTCACCTGACACAGATTATGACATTAATCCACTTTCAACGCGCTGGGCATAAGCCTTATGCATTGGTTGGTGGTGCTACTGGTATGGTTGGAGATCCGTCAGGTAAATCTGAGGAAAGAAACTTACTGACTGAAGAAACATTGGCTCATAATCTGGATGGAATTAAAAAACAGCTGAACCAATTCTTAAACTTCAGCGCTGAAGGTAATGGTGCTGTGATGGTGAATAATGCCGATTGGTTTAAAGGGTTTAGTTTTCTTGATTTCATCAGAGATGTAGGTAAACACATCACTGTGAATTACATGATGGCCAAAGACAGCGTAAAAAAACGTTTAGAAGGTGATACTGGTATGTCCTTTACGGAATTCAGTTACCAGCTGATCCAGGGTTATGATTTCTATTACTTATGGAAAAATAATAACTGTACGATCCAGATGGGTGGCTCTGATCAATGGGGCAATATTGTGACCGGAACAGAATTTATCAGAAGAAAAGACAGAGGGACGGCTTATGGATTGACTACACAACTGATCAAAAAGGCGGACGGTACTAAATTCGGAAAAACGGAAAGCGGCGCGATCTGGTTAGATCCTGAGAAAACTTCTCCTTATAAATATTACCAGTTCTGGTTGAATGCGACAGATTCGGATGCCAGGTCATGGATACGTATCTTCACTTTGCTGACGCAGCAAGAATTGGAGAAATTGGAAGCAGAGCATGATGCAGCACCTCATTTAAGAATTTTGCAGAAAGCATTGGCTACTGATATTACCGTCAGAACACACTCGGAAGCTGCTTTAGAAACAGCGATAAAAACTTCAGAATTCTTGTTCGGTAATGGTTCTTTGTCCTTTTTAGAGCGCCTGAGCCCTGCGCATATCCTGGAGATATTTGAAGGTGTGGCTCAGTTTGTAATTAGCCGTGAAGAATTAGCGTCAGGTATTGATGTAGCTACTTTACTGGCAGAAAAAACGACAGTATTCCCATCTAAAGGAGAAGTGAAGAAAACTATCCAGGGTGGTGGATTGAGTATTAACAAAGAAAAAGTAGCAGAGGTTACTGCCAGTTATACGGTCAGCAACCTGATCAATGATAAATATATTATCGTTCAGAAAGGTAAAAAGAACTATTTCCTGTTAATTGCGGAATAG
- the ligA gene encoding NAD-dependent DNA ligase LigA: MSQSTIKDTMEALVNELNQHSYNYYVLAMPTIADYEFDKKLEELGKLEKEHPEFADPDSPTLKVGGDITKNFVTVKHRWPMLSLGNTYNEQDLRDFDERIKKSIGDNFEYVCELKFDGLSISLTYQDNKLLRAVTRGDGTKGDDVTANVKTISNIPHHLKKADTPALFEIRGEILMHSAAFERLNKEREELGEIPYANPRNFASGTIKMQDPKEVAKRPLDAFFYSLHTEKEYSKTHWESLQKLNKWGFHVSEHTKLSSNIEEVLEFIHYWENERFKLSYDIDGIVIKVNSFTQQQELGFTAKSPRWAISYKYKAQEVETILESVSYQVGRTGAVTPVANLKPVQLAGTTVKRATLHNANEIERLDLHVGDSVFVEKGGEIIPKIIEVNQEKRKDGAQRVIYPVICPECGTTLVRKEGEVAFYCLNDEGCRPQIVGKIQHFISRKAMNIDGLGDETIESFYHRGLLGHISDLYTLKDRAEELKNIERFGERSIENMLKGIESSKQMPFEKVLFGLGIRYVGETVAKKLAIGTGNIDRLIAATLEELTAIDEIGGRIAESILEYFSKQAHIDQINLLKAHGLQFETVQTIITLDSDKLTGKTFVISGVFEQYSREELKDLIENNGGKILSSISAKLNYLLAGDNMGPSKLEKAQKLNVPLISENDLLEMLNKD, from the coding sequence ATGTCGCAATCCACTATTAAAGACACTATGGAAGCGTTGGTTAATGAACTTAACCAGCACAGTTATAATTATTATGTACTTGCAATGCCAACCATTGCAGATTACGAGTTTGACAAGAAACTAGAAGAATTGGGGAAACTTGAAAAAGAACATCCCGAATTTGCTGATCCGGACTCTCCGACTTTAAAAGTTGGGGGTGATATCACTAAAAACTTTGTTACCGTTAAACACAGATGGCCAATGCTGTCTTTAGGTAATACCTATAATGAACAAGATCTGCGTGATTTCGACGAACGGATCAAAAAATCAATAGGTGACAACTTTGAGTATGTATGTGAATTGAAATTTGACGGACTTTCTATTAGTCTGACTTACCAGGATAACAAATTGTTAAGAGCAGTTACCCGTGGAGATGGAACCAAAGGCGATGACGTCACTGCCAATGTAAAAACAATCAGTAATATCCCCCATCACTTGAAAAAGGCAGATACCCCTGCATTATTTGAAATCAGGGGAGAAATATTAATGCACAGCGCAGCTTTTGAAAGACTGAACAAAGAAAGGGAAGAACTAGGAGAAATACCTTATGCAAATCCACGCAACTTTGCCTCAGGCACTATAAAAATGCAAGACCCTAAAGAAGTTGCCAAAAGGCCTCTGGATGCATTCTTTTATTCCTTACATACTGAAAAAGAATACTCCAAAACACATTGGGAAAGTTTGCAGAAACTTAATAAATGGGGGTTTCATGTTTCAGAACATACTAAACTGAGCAGCAACATTGAAGAAGTACTGGAATTTATCCATTACTGGGAAAATGAGCGTTTCAAACTCAGCTATGACATCGACGGTATTGTGATCAAAGTAAACAGCTTTACCCAGCAGCAGGAATTAGGATTTACAGCTAAATCTCCACGCTGGGCAATCTCTTATAAATATAAAGCACAAGAGGTAGAAACTATCCTGGAAAGCGTGAGTTACCAGGTGGGACGCACCGGAGCAGTAACTCCGGTAGCCAACTTAAAACCAGTACAACTTGCAGGAACAACCGTTAAGCGCGCTACTTTACATAATGCCAATGAAATTGAAAGATTGGATCTGCATGTTGGAGACAGTGTTTTTGTAGAAAAAGGCGGTGAGATTATTCCAAAAATCATTGAGGTTAACCAGGAGAAGAGAAAAGATGGTGCACAACGGGTTATTTATCCGGTAATCTGTCCTGAATGCGGGACTACGCTGGTTCGTAAAGAGGGCGAAGTTGCTTTCTATTGCCTGAATGATGAAGGCTGCCGTCCGCAGATTGTGGGTAAAATCCAGCATTTCATTTCCAGAAAGGCGATGAACATTGATGGACTGGGTGATGAAACTATAGAATCTTTTTATCATAGAGGTTTATTAGGCCATATCAGTGATTTATATACTTTAAAAGACAGAGCTGAAGAATTAAAAAATATAGAAAGATTCGGTGAACGTTCTATTGAAAACATGCTAAAAGGCATAGAATCGTCCAAGCAGATGCCTTTTGAAAAAGTACTTTTTGGTTTGGGAATCAGGTATGTTGGTGAAACAGTTGCGAAGAAATTAGCGATTGGAACAGGAAACATCGACCGCTTAATTGCTGCCACGCTCGAAGAACTAACAGCAATTGATGAAATTGGCGGCCGTATAGCAGAAAGTATCCTGGAATACTTCAGTAAACAGGCTCATATTGATCAGATTAACCTGTTAAAAGCACATGGGCTACAATTCGAGACTGTTCAGACTATAATAACACTGGATAGTGACAAATTAACTGGAAAAACATTCGTAATTTCGGGAGTTTTTGAACAATATAGCAGAGAAGAACTGAAAGACCTGATCGAAAACAATGGTGGAAAGATATTAAGTAGTATTTCTGCTAAATTGAATTACCTGCTTGCAGGTGATAATATGGGCCCCTCAAAATTAGAGAAAGCCCAAAAGTTGAATGTTCCCCTGATTTCGGAGAACGACTTATTAGAGATGTTGAATAAAGATTAA
- a CDS encoding ACP phosphodiesterase, whose translation MNFLSHFYFERQNSNDYMVMGVVLPDLIKNADKDWNLNPQKDEYLFRDVPDYAALLSGWKRHLEVDRLFHSSVFFKEQTAILKQLILPALQTGPVKPFFLAHIGLELILDHLLLTQNKVNTALFYQQLAGAHTESLTGFLKYAGLTDQQRFAQFLDNFISNEYLFSYEKIENITYALNRICMRLWLNPFAEKQQEILTLKLEEFKQQLDKHGFMTIFDQIEEELAGQSF comes from the coding sequence ATGAACTTTCTTTCGCACTTTTATTTTGAACGGCAAAACTCCAATGATTATATGGTGATGGGTGTAGTATTGCCCGACCTCATTAAAAATGCAGACAAAGACTGGAACCTCAATCCCCAAAAAGACGAGTATCTTTTTAGGGATGTACCTGACTATGCTGCCTTGCTTAGCGGATGGAAAAGACACCTGGAAGTAGATCGTTTATTTCATTCATCCGTGTTTTTCAAGGAACAGACCGCTATACTCAAACAACTGATCCTGCCAGCCTTACAAACTGGCCCGGTAAAGCCTTTTTTTTTAGCACATATTGGCCTGGAACTTATCCTTGATCACCTGCTTTTAACTCAGAACAAAGTAAATACCGCTCTCTTTTATCAGCAACTCGCTGGAGCCCATACCGAATCCTTAACCGGCTTTTTAAAGTATGCAGGCTTAACAGATCAGCAGCGTTTTGCTCAATTTCTGGACAATTTCATCTCCAACGAGTATCTGTTCAGCTATGAGAAAATTGAAAATATTACCTATGCACTGAACCGTATTTGTATGCGGTTATGGCTCAATCCATTTGCAGAAAAGCAGCAGGAGATTCTAACACTGAAGCTTGAAGAATTTAAGCAACAGCTGGACAAACATGGTTTTATGACCATATTCGATCAGATCGAAGAAGAGCTTGCCGGACAATCCTTCTAA